From one Trifolium pratense cultivar HEN17-A07 linkage group LG1, ARS_RC_1.1, whole genome shotgun sequence genomic stretch:
- the LOC123913314 gene encoding vacuolar protein sorting-associated protein 2 homolog 3-like has protein sequence MKNIFSKKPNPKEVLRESKREMANATRGIEKEIGALQLEEKKLVAEIKRTAKTGNEAATKILARQLVRLRQQIANLQGSRAQMRGIATHTQALHAQSSVAVGMKGASKAMEAMNKQMAPAKQAKIIQEFQKQSAKMDITTEMMSDAIDDVLDNDEAEEETEDLTNQVLDEIGVDIASQLSAAPKGSIKTKNAENVSSSDIDEIEKRLAALRNP, from the exons ATGAAGAATATCTTCTCCAAGAAACCCAACCCAAAAG AGGTTCTTCGTGAGAGTAAACGAGAAATGGCAAATGCCACTAGAG GCATTGAAAAGGAAATTGGAGCATTACAACTCGAA GAAAAGAAGCTAGTTGCTGAGATAAAGAGAACTGCTAAGACGGGAAATGAG GCTGCGACTAAAATTCTAGCGCGCCAGTTGGTTAGGCTTAGGCAACAAATTGCTAATCTTCAAGGTAGTCGAGCTCAGATGAGAGGCATAGCAACTCACACACAG GCATTGCATGCTCAGTCTTCTGTTGCTGTTGGCATGAAAGGTGCCAGTAAGGCAATGGAAGCTATGAATAAG CAAATGGCACCTGCAAAGCAAGCCAAAATTATTCAAGAGTTCCAGAAACAATCAGCAAAAATGGATATAACT ACTGAAATGATGTCAGATGCCATAGATGATGTATTGGATAATGATGAGGCTGAAGAGGAGACTGAAGATCTGACAAATCAG GTGCTCGATGAAATCGGCGTGGACATTGCTTCACAG TTATCAGCAGCTCCAAAAGGAAGCATCAAAACAAAGAATGCTGAAAATGTTAGCAG CTCGGACATTGATGAGATTGAGAAGCGATTAGCAGCTCTTAGAAACCCATAA
- the LOC123913297 gene encoding casein kinase 1-like protein 10 isoform X2, whose translation MDHVIGGKFKLGRKIGSGSFGELYLAVNIQTGEEVAVKLESVKTRHPQLHYESKLYMLLQGGTGIPHLKWFGVEGEYNVMVIDLLGPSLEDLFNYCNRKFTLKSVLMLAEQLINRVEYMHSRGFLHRDIKPDNFLMGLGRKANQVYVIDYGLGKKYRDLQTHRHIPYRENKNLTGTARYASVNTHLGIEQSRRDDLESLGYVLMYFLRGSLPWQGLRAGNKKQKYDKISETKVSTSIEYLCKSYPSEFVSYFHYCRSLRFEDKPDYSYLKRLFRDLFIREGYQFDYVFDWTVLKYPQAGGTSRGRPGKAAMYAPTPGRQQPDKTPARHPERTPARYYPERTPARYPERTPGRQFPQQPERMQVGRDIREKLSGAVEAFTQRNRANATPHHPHHGEHVRHKTYDEVQYAQHNPTRYESNSRRAVISSNKPNSSGDHTGRMASGGARPAAAHRGQPVYETRQPTFARSGSMRGNRDDPLRNFELLTIRR comes from the exons ATGGATCATGTGATTGGTGGAAAGTTTAAACTAGGAAGGAAAATTGGGAGTGGCTCTTTTGGGGAGCTTTATCTAG CTGTTAATATACAAACTGGAGAGGAGGTGGCTGTTAAGCTG GAATCTGTGAAGACCAGACATCCGCAGCTTCACTATGAGTCAAAATTGTATATGCTTCTTCAAGGAGGAACAGGAATTCCCCACCTCAAATGGTTTGGTGTTGAGGGAGAGTACAATGTCATGGTTATTGACCTTCTTGGACCAAGTCTGGAAGATTTATTCAATTATTGTAACCGGAAATTCACATTGAAGTCAGTGTTGATGCTTGCCGAACAATTA ATTAACAGAGTTGAATACATGCATTCAAGAGGCTTTCTTCACCGAGACATAAAGCCAGACAATTTTCTGATGGGCCTCGGGCGTAAAGCAAATCAA GTGTACGTGATTGACTACGGTCTTGGAAAAAAATACAGGGATCTTCAGACTCATAGGCACATACCATACAG GGAAAACAAGAACCTTACAGGCACAGCACGCTATGCAAGTGTCAACACTCATCTTGGAATCG AACAAAGCCGAAGGGATGATCTGGAATCTCTTGGTTATGTGCTCATGTATTTCTTAAGAGGAAG TCTTCCCTGGCAAGGACTGAGGGCtggaaacaaaaaacaaaaatatgataaaattagtGAGACGAAGGTGTCAACTTCGATAGAG TATCTCTGCAAATCATATCCCTCTGAGTTTGTATCATACTTCCACTATTGCCGATCATTGAGGTTTGAGGACAAGCCAGATTATTCATATTTGAAGAGACTTTTCCGAGATCTATTTATTCGAGAAG GCTATCAATTTGACTATGTTTTTGACTGGACTGTTTTGAAGTATCCACAAGCTGGTGGCACTTCTAGAGGACGG CCTGGCAAGGCAGCTATGTATGCACCTACGCCTGGACGGCAGCAACCAGACAAGACACCTGCACGTCATCCTGAAAGGACACCTGCACGTTATTATCCAGAAAGGACACCTGCACGTTATCCAGAAAGGACACCTGGACGTCAATTTCCCCAACAACCAGAAAGGATGCAAG TTGGGAGAGACATTCGAGAGAAATTATCTGGTGCTGTTGAAGCATTCACCCAGAGGAACCGCGCAAATGCTACTCCTCATCATCCTCATCATGGCGAACACGTTAGACATAAGACTTATGACGAAGTG CAATATGCCCAACACAATCCAACTCGATATGAAAGCAATTCGAGAAGAGCCGTGATATCATCAAACAAGCCAAATTCCTCAGGTGACCATACTGGCAGGATGGCTTCAGGTGGGGCCCGTCCAGCTGCCGCGCATAGAGGTCAACCTGTGTATGAGACCAGACAACCAACTTTTGCACGTAGTGGGTCAATGAGAGGCAACCGTGATGATCCTCTGAGGAACTTTGAACTCCTCACTATCAGGAGGTAA
- the LOC123913297 gene encoding casein kinase 1-like protein 10 isoform X1 encodes MDHVIGGKFKLGRKIGSGSFGELYLAVNIQTGEEVAVKLESVKTRHPQLHYESKLYMLLQGGTGIPHLKWFGVEGEYNVMVIDLLGPSLEDLFNYCNRKFTLKSVLMLAEQLINRVEYMHSRGFLHRDIKPDNFLMGLGRKANQVYVIDYGLGKKYRDLQTHRHIPYRENKNLTGTARYASVNTHLGIEQSRRDDLESLGYVLMYFLRGRLVNWQMHLIYPLLGGLMLLQLYSLFTLSTFFHTFSFFSLPWQGLRAGNKKQKYDKISETKVSTSIEYLCKSYPSEFVSYFHYCRSLRFEDKPDYSYLKRLFRDLFIREGYQFDYVFDWTVLKYPQAGGTSRGRPGKAAMYAPTPGRQQPDKTPARHPERTPARYYPERTPARYPERTPGRQFPQQPERMQVGRDIREKLSGAVEAFTQRNRANATPHHPHHGEHVRHKTYDEVQYAQHNPTRYESNSRRAVISSNKPNSSGDHTGRMASGGARPAAAHRGQPVYETRQPTFARSGSMRGNRDDPLRNFELLTIRR; translated from the exons ATGGATCATGTGATTGGTGGAAAGTTTAAACTAGGAAGGAAAATTGGGAGTGGCTCTTTTGGGGAGCTTTATCTAG CTGTTAATATACAAACTGGAGAGGAGGTGGCTGTTAAGCTG GAATCTGTGAAGACCAGACATCCGCAGCTTCACTATGAGTCAAAATTGTATATGCTTCTTCAAGGAGGAACAGGAATTCCCCACCTCAAATGGTTTGGTGTTGAGGGAGAGTACAATGTCATGGTTATTGACCTTCTTGGACCAAGTCTGGAAGATTTATTCAATTATTGTAACCGGAAATTCACATTGAAGTCAGTGTTGATGCTTGCCGAACAATTA ATTAACAGAGTTGAATACATGCATTCAAGAGGCTTTCTTCACCGAGACATAAAGCCAGACAATTTTCTGATGGGCCTCGGGCGTAAAGCAAATCAA GTGTACGTGATTGACTACGGTCTTGGAAAAAAATACAGGGATCTTCAGACTCATAGGCACATACCATACAG GGAAAACAAGAACCTTACAGGCACAGCACGCTATGCAAGTGTCAACACTCATCTTGGAATCG AACAAAGCCGAAGGGATGATCTGGAATCTCTTGGTTATGTGCTCATGTATTTCTTAAGAGGAAGGTTAGTTAATTGGCAAATGCATCTAATTTACCCCCTGCTTGGAGGTCTCATGTTATTACAACTTTATAGTTTATTCACACTGTCAACATTCTTTCATACATTTTCCTTTTTCAGTCTTCCCTGGCAAGGACTGAGGGCtggaaacaaaaaacaaaaatatgataaaattagtGAGACGAAGGTGTCAACTTCGATAGAG TATCTCTGCAAATCATATCCCTCTGAGTTTGTATCATACTTCCACTATTGCCGATCATTGAGGTTTGAGGACAAGCCAGATTATTCATATTTGAAGAGACTTTTCCGAGATCTATTTATTCGAGAAG GCTATCAATTTGACTATGTTTTTGACTGGACTGTTTTGAAGTATCCACAAGCTGGTGGCACTTCTAGAGGACGG CCTGGCAAGGCAGCTATGTATGCACCTACGCCTGGACGGCAGCAACCAGACAAGACACCTGCACGTCATCCTGAAAGGACACCTGCACGTTATTATCCAGAAAGGACACCTGCACGTTATCCAGAAAGGACACCTGGACGTCAATTTCCCCAACAACCAGAAAGGATGCAAG TTGGGAGAGACATTCGAGAGAAATTATCTGGTGCTGTTGAAGCATTCACCCAGAGGAACCGCGCAAATGCTACTCCTCATCATCCTCATCATGGCGAACACGTTAGACATAAGACTTATGACGAAGTG CAATATGCCCAACACAATCCAACTCGATATGAAAGCAATTCGAGAAGAGCCGTGATATCATCAAACAAGCCAAATTCCTCAGGTGACCATACTGGCAGGATGGCTTCAGGTGGGGCCCGTCCAGCTGCCGCGCATAGAGGTCAACCTGTGTATGAGACCAGACAACCAACTTTTGCACGTAGTGGGTCAATGAGAGGCAACCGTGATGATCCTCTGAGGAACTTTGAACTCCTCACTATCAGGAGGTAA
- the LOC123913297 gene encoding casein kinase 1-like protein 10 isoform X3, with the protein MDHVIGGKFKLGRKIGSGSFGELYLAVNIQTGEEVAVKLESVKTRHPQLHYESKLYMLLQGGTGIPHLKWFGVEGEYNVMVIDLLGPSLEDLFNYCNRKFTLKSVLMLAEQLINRVEYMHSRGFLHRDIKPDNFLMGLGRKANQVYVIDYGLGKKYRDLQTHRHIPYRENKNLTGTARYASVNTHLGIEQSRRDDLESLGYVLMYFLRGSLPWQGLRAGNKKQKYDKISETKVSTSIEYLCKSYPSEFVSYFHYCRSLRFEDKPDYSYLKRLFRDLFIREGYQFDYVFDWTVLKYPQAGGTSRGRLL; encoded by the exons ATGGATCATGTGATTGGTGGAAAGTTTAAACTAGGAAGGAAAATTGGGAGTGGCTCTTTTGGGGAGCTTTATCTAG CTGTTAATATACAAACTGGAGAGGAGGTGGCTGTTAAGCTG GAATCTGTGAAGACCAGACATCCGCAGCTTCACTATGAGTCAAAATTGTATATGCTTCTTCAAGGAGGAACAGGAATTCCCCACCTCAAATGGTTTGGTGTTGAGGGAGAGTACAATGTCATGGTTATTGACCTTCTTGGACCAAGTCTGGAAGATTTATTCAATTATTGTAACCGGAAATTCACATTGAAGTCAGTGTTGATGCTTGCCGAACAATTA ATTAACAGAGTTGAATACATGCATTCAAGAGGCTTTCTTCACCGAGACATAAAGCCAGACAATTTTCTGATGGGCCTCGGGCGTAAAGCAAATCAA GTGTACGTGATTGACTACGGTCTTGGAAAAAAATACAGGGATCTTCAGACTCATAGGCACATACCATACAG GGAAAACAAGAACCTTACAGGCACAGCACGCTATGCAAGTGTCAACACTCATCTTGGAATCG AACAAAGCCGAAGGGATGATCTGGAATCTCTTGGTTATGTGCTCATGTATTTCTTAAGAGGAAG TCTTCCCTGGCAAGGACTGAGGGCtggaaacaaaaaacaaaaatatgataaaattagtGAGACGAAGGTGTCAACTTCGATAGAG TATCTCTGCAAATCATATCCCTCTGAGTTTGTATCATACTTCCACTATTGCCGATCATTGAGGTTTGAGGACAAGCCAGATTATTCATATTTGAAGAGACTTTTCCGAGATCTATTTATTCGAGAAG GCTATCAATTTGACTATGTTTTTGACTGGACTGTTTTGAAGTATCCACAAGCTGGTGGCACTTCTAGAGGACGG TTGTTGTAA